In the Arthrobacter sp. KBS0703 genome, GCTGCGTCCCCGGCCGGAGTTCGAGAGGCAACTGGCCGTTAGCCTCGCGGGTGACACGCACACCGTGGTGGTGATCCACCCGGGCGCCACCGATCCCCGTCGGCGCTGGCCGGCCCAACGCTTCGCCGCCGTGGCCAGGCGGGCGGCCGACGACGGCTTCCGGGTTCTGGTAATCGGTGACCAGAGCGAACGGGAACTGGCAGAAACAGTGGTGGAACTCGCCGTCGGCCCTGTCCCGCCCGGAGCGGACGACGCGAGGGGCAGCAGTTCCGATCCGCCGGTGGCGTCGCTCGCCGGAAAACTGAGCCTGGGCGAGCTCGCGGGGCTGCTCGCCGGCTGCAGCGTGGTGGTGGCCAACGACAGCGGCCCCCGGCACTTGGCGCAGGCCCTGGGGACGCCGACGGTTGGCATCTTCTGGGCGGGCAATGCCATCAATGCCGCGCCGCTGGGCCGCAGCATGCACCGGATCCACCTTGGCTGGGCCACCCATTGCGCCGTGTGCGGGATCGACATCACCCAGGTGGGGTGGACCGCGCCGCGGTGCCGGCACGATGTGTCCACGGTGGAGACCGTGGCAGCCGACGCCGTCTACGAGGACGTCCTCCAGCTCACGGCCATGACCCCTCGTCCTCGTGGCAGATGAGCATCTCGCGTATTTCGCACCCGGCGGGCTGCGACAGCACGAAAAGGATGGCCTGTGCCACATTGGCCGGATCGTTCAGGCGGGAATCGTCCTGCGGCTTGTATTGCTCGGCGCGGTCGTCGAAGAAGCGTGTCTTCATTCCGCCAGGGATCATGGTGGTCACGCCGATCTCCCCTCCCGTCTCGGCCGCAAGGGAATGGCTGAAGCCCACCACTCCGAACTTCGACGCGCAGTAGGCGCTGGCCTCGGGCAACGCCCTCTTGCCCAGCGTGGAGGCAACGGTGACAACCCTGCCCCGGGACTGTTTCAGGTAGGGCAGTGCCGCGCGCACCACTGATACCGTGCCCAGGAGGTTGACGCCGATGACCCGTTCCCATTCGTCGGCGGCCACGTCCTCGAGTTTTCCGCAGCGGTCGATCCCGGCGGCGGTGACCACGGCATCCAGGCCGTCGAGCGTTTCGGCGGCCTGCTGCACCGCCTCGCTCACCGCGGCCCGGTCGGACACGTCAACCTCGAAGGCCTTCGCCGCCGCGACGTTCCGGATGTCCCGGTCCAGCACCACCGGGGTTCCGCCCGCCTTCAGGACAGCGT is a window encoding:
- a CDS encoding glycosyltransferase family 9 protein; its protein translation is MGHLNADFGGAHMTGFGIGPVLEEFTGVSRIAVLRGGGLGDLMYAVPAVTALKAAYPKSTVTLLGTPIHAELLAQVESPVDETAILPFAEGVRPGPVIEEHQDGFIAAMRARNFDLAVQLHGGGRHSNPFLLRLGARHTVGAGTPDAARLERTVPYTYYQHEPLRALEVAGYAGAPPVDLEARLRPRPEFERQLAVSLAGDTHTVVVIHPGATDPRRRWPAQRFAAVARRAADDGFRVLVIGDQSERELAETVVELAVGPVPPGADDARGSSSDPPVASLAGKLSLGELAGLLAGCSVVVANDSGPRHLAQALGTPTVGIFWAGNAINAAPLGRSMHRIHLGWATHCAVCGIDITQVGWTAPRCRHDVSTVETVAADAVYEDVLQLTAMTPRPRGR
- a CDS encoding SDR family oxidoreductase, whose product is MNHISIRPGRVLVTGGASGLGAAVVDAVLKAGGTPVVLDRDIRNVAAAKAFEVDVSDRAAVSEAVQQAAETLDGLDAVVTAAGIDRCGKLEDVAADEWERVIGVNLLGTVSVVRAALPYLKQSRGRVVTVASTLGKRALPEASAYCASKFGVVGFSHSLAAETGGEIGVTTMIPGGMKTRFFDDRAEQYKPQDDSRLNDPANVAQAILFVLSQPAGCEIREMLICHEDEGSWP